The stretch of DNA GAAGAAGGATTGCGCATAACTGATATAGGGAGCCAGTCCATTCTCAGCTTCGTAAACCAGCCCAGCGCGCCATGTTGTCTTTTCAGAACTGCGGCTGATCGACTGGTTGTTCGCGTGATAGCCGAAATCCTGATTAGCCCAGTCGTGTCTTACGCCAAGCAGTACGTTCCAGCGTTCATCAAAGGTGATTTTATCTTGCAGATAAATACCATGCTGTACGGTTTTTGTTTTCGCACCACGGTTACGAGCAGGGTCACGATTAACTGTGAAGCTCCCACCATAGACGGGATTGTTCAGGTCGATTGATGGAGCAGCTGCGCGAAAATTATCTGAATCATATGTTGTGTCGTAAAAGTCATAACCGACGAGCAATGAATGTGAGAGCGGACCTGTATCCACATCGAATGCAACATTCATATCATGTGTGAAGCCCTTCGCACGATCATGACGGTCGCTGTATTGGCGAGCCAGTATGCCTGTCTGTGCGACCTGACTAACGGCAGCGGCGCTCGTCTGTGCCATCATATAACGCCAGTCCAGGTCGGATTTGTAATAGCGTGATTTTGCTGAGAACTGAACATCATTGTCGAAACGATGGGTAAATTCGTACCCCAGCGCACCCATATTAGTTTTCATCCGATCATAGCCCGGCTCGCCAATAAAGGTGTCGCGACCAAGGATGAAGGGGCCATTACCAATGCCTTCCACAATCTCGTATGGTAAGGCAGCGGGGAAGCGTGTGCTGGTCTTCTGGTAGAACCCAAGCACGGTCAGCGATGTGTCTTCATCTGGCTTCCATTCCAAAGCCGGGGCGATATAGATGCGGTCATTGTTCATGTAATCGACGTTGGTGTCGCTTTCGCGACCAAGAAAAGTCAAACGATATGACAATGTGTCGGTTATGGCATCGCTGAAATCTGCAGTAACTTGTTTACGGTTATGAAGCCCGGCTTGAACCGAGACTTCACGCAGAGGCTCGGCTGTCGGGCGTTTGCTGACGCCGTTCACAAAGCCGCCCGGCGAAAGCTGGCCATAAAGAACAGAAGCCGCACCGCGTACAACATCTACGCGTTCAAGACCAAATGGCTCCTGCGTACCATCATAAGAGTTGTTCTGCAGCCTCATTCCGTCGCGCAGCATCCCACCGGTACCCGATTCGACGTCGAAGCCACGAATTCTGAACCGGTCGGCGACGCGCGAGAATGGGCCGGGCTGTGCCGTGAAACTTGGTGTATAAGCAAGTACGTCAGCCAGGGTTTGCGCTTCACGATCTTTGATTTCGGTCGCTGAAACCACCGACACTGACTGCGGTGTGAGCACGATAGGCGTATCGGTTTTCGTGCCGCTGCTGCTGACCTTGGCTACATAGCCTTTAACGGGTTCTGTTGAGCCAGCATTGTCCTGAACAACAATCGTTTGCAGCTGAATTCCTGTATTTGCTTCCTGTGCCGAGAGATTGCTGACGGAGACCGCCATCATCGCGCAGGCAAGCGGAATGCTATAGGGCAACGATGAAATATAGGGCAGGCTGCCGATATTCGATTTCAGATAGTTTACCGGCATAGCGATTCCCCAATTTCAATGCATGATTAGCAGAAAGCCGGTAGAGCCTTCGCATAAACATGACAAATACAATCAACAAAGATAAGCTCTGGCTAGCATGTGATTCACTTTGAATAAATCAAGAAAGTGTCACAACACACTTATTGCAGCGCGTTCGATGCCGCGCCGATGTTATGACGCGATTGGAAGAGCCTGATGAGAGCGGCTTCTCACAATTGGACGAGGAAATGCTGGCTATGCTCGAAATAAAGGGAGTGAATGTTCATCGTGGTGCCCAGCACATTCTTCATGACATTGACCTGAAAATTCTTCCTGGCCGTTTTACGGCTTTGATCGGGCCGAACGGTTCGGGTAAATCAACTCTTCTGGGCAGCATGGCAAGCACCATTGCAATCGAAAGCGGCCATATAGAACTCGGTTCCAAGAAGCTTTCTGCCTATTCTAGACGTGAATTGGCGAGACAAATGGCGTTTCTGCCGCAACATGTACACACGCCAGCTGGTATGAATGTCCGCGAATTACTGGTGCAGGGCCGTTTTCCCTGGAGAAGCTGGTTGGGCGGCTGGTCAACGCAAGATGAGGATGCCGTCATGCGTGCTGTTGCGCTGTGCGGGATCGAGCAGCTTACCGATAGATCGTTGCAAAGTCTTTCAGGCGGCCAGCTGCAACGCGCATGGATTGCAATGACACTGGTTCAGGACACCCCGGTTATTCTGCTCGACGAACCAACGACATTTCTCGACGTTGCAAACCAGTTAAGCCTTCTCGATCTGCTTTCGGTCTTGCGCGATGCGGGGCGGACAGTGGTCGCGATACTTCATGATCTCAATCAGGCGGCACGCTATGCAGATCACCTTGTCATGCTGAAAGATGGCCGTGTGCTTGCAGAGGGAGACACGCAGAATGTCTTCAATGTGTCCAATATTGATGACGTGTTTTCAGTTCGATCGAGAATGCTGGATGATCCCGAGACGGGTGTTGCCATGTGCATTGCCTCTTCAATGGCGTAATGGGTGCATCCTTGTCCGTATATTGGCGTGTTTTCCAGTTTTTCGTTATTTTTTTGCTGCTTATTGTGGCTGTCATCCTACATCTGAAACTTGGTGCGCGTGAACTTGACTGGGACGTCGTTTGGCAGGCGTTTGTCGCCTATGTTCCAGCCGATCCTTTGCATAATATCGTAATTGAAATGCGCATGCCCCGATTGATCGGCGCTGTGATTGTGGGCGCAGCCCTTGGTCTTGCAGGCGCATTGATGCAGGCAGTCAGCGAAAACCCGCTTGCAGATCCGGGGCTGATGGGTGTCAACAGCGGTGCTTCGTTCTTCGTAGTGATCGGCTTGCTGGTGCTTCCGGGCAATACGCTTGCTATGATACCACTTCTCGCCTTTATGGGGGCAATTGTTGCCGCAGGCTTCGTTCTTCTTAACAGTGGAACCGATCCCAACCCGGTTCGCCTCGTTTTATCAGGCGTGATGGTTGCAGCCCTGTTCAGTGCCTTGACATCAATGGTGCTTTTGCTCGATCAGCAGGGACTTGAGACCCTCAGGCGCTGGCTCGTCGGCTCGCTTGCTTTTGACAGTTCGCAAGCGCGTTGGCAGACATTCCCATTTATTATACTGGCGGGATGCATCGCCATTGCGAATATCCCTGCGCTTAACCTTCACCGATTGGGAGCGCAATCAGCGGAGCTGATGGGATTGAATGTGTTGCGGATGCGTGTTTCATCGCTTCTGGCGATTGTGTTTCTGGCCGGATCTTCAGTTGCAATTGCTGGTCCAATTGGCTTTGTCGGTCTTATCGCCCCGCATATTGGGCGGATTTTGTTCGGTAACGACTACCGGTTCCTCGTACCCGCAGCACCTCTGATTGGTGCGCTGCTTATCGTCATCAGTGATATCGTATCCCGCACAGCTGTACGTCCACTGGAGATCAATACGGGTATTGTAACCGCTATTGTGGGGGGCCCAATTTTCATTGCTCTTGTTCTAGGGCGAGTGAAATGAGCATAGGTCAAACCCATTTCACCAACCAAAGCCACAACCGTTTCTCCCATGGTCGGATAATCCTGCTTGCTGCAACTGTCTTTCTTGCTGTGGCAGTGTTAGCGGCGATAACTCTGGGAAGCTATCCGGTTACACCCAGCCAGATTGTTCGGGCTTTTATAGCTCCTGAGAGCACGAATAGTATTCTGCGCAGCATTGTGTTCGACACCCGTCTTCCGCGGATATTACTCGCGATTTCTTCGGGCATGGCCATGGCTCTTGCCGGTGTGGTTTTGCAAATGCTGACACGCAATTCACTGGCTGCACCCGGCTTGGTCGGTGTTGAGGCAGGAGCGGGTATAACGGTGCTTGCGGCGTTCATTCTCTGGCCTTCAGTCCTTGCTGTGGAGCTTTATCCGCTCGCTGCTTTGCTTGGCGGATTGTTGGTGGCACTGTTCGTTATTGGTCTTTCATGGAACAAAGGTGTTTCGCCCTTGCGCCTTATTCTGGTCGGGGTTGGTGTAACAGCCATTCTCAGCGCAGTTGCAGACCTGATGATTACCTATGGCCGTATCGACCATGTGGAATCTGCTTTACTCTGGCTTTCGGGTAGCCTGCACAGGGCGGGATGGGAGAATGTGCGCGGTCAGTTTTTGTGGCTGCTTTTATCTGGCGTTCCGGTGGTGCTGCTCTTCCGCCAATTTGATCTGTTTCAGCTTGGCAATGCTGTCGCAGGAAGTCGCGGTCTGAATGTCGCCCGTTTCCAGATCATATCGCTTTTGCTCAGTGTGATGCTAACGGCTTCTGCTGTAGCCAATGTGGGTACGATGAGTTTCATTGGTCTTTTGGCGCCTCATGCGGCAAGGCTTCTTGCAGGTGAAAGACACAGCCTGCTATTACCGCTCGCTGCCCTGATCGGCGCTTGCATCGTGCTTGTAAGCGATACGATAGGCAGGACTGTTTTTGCTCCGCTTCAGATACCTGCCGGCCTTGTGGTGGCGGTGATCGGTGCGCCGTATCTTCTTTATTTGCTGTCGCGCAAAGGACCTTCCAGATGACCCGTATAGCGTCAGCTCTGCTTATTGTTATGTGCACTTTCGGATTTTCCGTTTCCTCTCAAGCAGCAGAAAAAAGATCATTTTCTAACAGATTTGGATCAGTAGAGGTGCCGGTTAACCCACGCTGTGTGGTGTCTTTGCACGACTTCAGCCTGACAACACAGTTGCTTGAATTAGGTGTTGTTCCCTGTGGCTCATCTGGCCGCAAGCGTTTGTTTTCCGATACAATTTATAGAGGCGCATCACAGAGATACGATACGTCGGCAATTCAGTATATCGGAACGCATCAGGCCCCGGATATCGAAACGATTGCAGCATTGAAACCCGATCTGATCGTGGGACTTTCTTATCACAAAGCACTGCGCGACAAGCTTGCAGCCATCGCGCCCGTTGTGCTGTTGCCGTTACGCGAAGAGGGCATACTCTCCTATGCGGAAGAATTGGCTGATCTCGTTGGCAAACGCCACCGCTATGATGAGATGCGTCGCGAGTATCATGATATAGTCAGCGAATTCGGGAAACGCGTCAAAAACCCTGCTTCAATTACCGTCACACCGATTGAGATCTATCGCGATGGCTTCCGTATTATCGGGCGTGGTGGCGTGGAGCAGGTGATAGAAGATTTTGGCCTTGGTCACGTTCCCGCTTATGAGAATAGCTCACAAGATATTCCCTATAGCCTGGAACGCCTTTCTGACTTTGACAGCGACATCATTATCGACACCTATGAAGAGATGCTGGATGAGGAAGCTGAGACGCGAGCATTTCGCTCAACTGTTCAGTGGCGTAATCTGTTTGCGGTGCGCAATCGACAGTTTTTGTACTTCAATCGCAGCCGCTATGGTGAGACGATGGAAGGTCTGATCGGTTCTGCAACTTTGCTTCTATCGCATATTGGTGAGCGGGAAATCATTCGACACAGCTCGCAATAGGTGGGCTTTTAAGTCAACGGCGTAACTGAAACTGCGCTCCAACGACCAACCTGATCGGTCTGGCCATCTGGCTTCAGGGTGTTGCAACGTGTGTTTACGTCGAAATGATCTAACCTCAGCCGAATGAGCAGCCGTTGAGATTCAGTAGAAGCAATAATCTCCACATCTCGTTCGCTAACCTCATCGGATTTTTGGCCAAGAGTGATTTTTTCCTGAACTCCAATGTTGTTCCAGAACGAAAGGGCCGCGTACTCAGCAACTTGCTCGATAGCATCTAGTTCTGGGTTCCCCCTGTAGGCAGGAAGGAATGGAATACCCTTGTTAAGACAAGACAGGAAATCAGGCACGTCTTGCGGTTCTAGACGGCCGTATCTCGCACGTTGTGGTAAAACAAGAAGTGATGCAGCGAAACGACAACCACCGATATGCGTTGACTGGAGAACGCGAAAGGCCTCCGGATCCGCATGATCGTGTAGCGCCTTCCACGTGGCAAAGCCATAACGTGCGCAGCAGGGATCCTGCTTTCCATCTGTGCAGCACAGAATTGTTATGCGCTCATCGCGCTCTCCGCAGAGTTTCTCTCCTGCCGCCAGCATAAGCAGCTGGTCAGTCAAAATTTCGGTCGTGGCCGTACGCAGCATAACGGTTTCGCATGACAGAGCAATTTCATCCCCTTCCACGAGCGCTACATGTATACCAGCCTGATTGGCAGTCATGATTGCCTCAGACAGCTCTTCAGGCATACCGAAAGCGCTCGTCCTCGGCACACGCCAATGGCGTCGCGGCCAATGGAGGAGCGCGTAACGTGGGGCTGTCCCACCAGCTCCGGGCATAGGTTCACCCCGCTCCAGACAGATGTCGCGACAGAATTTATGAGAACTCATATTTGGTCAAGTCTTTACTGATGCTGATGCACGACCCACTGTGAAGCCTTAAATTAGGCGATTATTGAGCATTATAGGCTTTTATAAGGAATACGTGCAACGTGCTCCAAACGTTAGCTCATGGCGAATGTAAAAGCTTGAACGGCAATCTGAAAATGTCATCACCCTCACGCTCAGAATGGATAGAATGATTGTAGAAATGTAGGGACCTTTGAGGGGGCGTTGTTGTTGAATTTCGATGAAAGGGCAATTGAAATCTTAACGTTTCGACGGAAGGTTCCGCACAAGGTGCGGGTTGATCTGTATGCTGAGCGCTACGGTAACATTTCGCAGAAGCACTGCTATTTCAGTATTGGTCGCGCTAGCTTTTATCTTCTTCACAACCCATTAGAGGGACGTGGAAAGTATTGCGGATAGAGGCGGCTCGGTTTTTCTGAACAGTTTCTGGCGTCTCATTAAGTGGATTTCCGTCTCGATTATGCCGACACGATCATCAGTGTCGGCGCATTGAAGTAAGCCTGGCACGGCGTCTGCCGGTCAAGTGATAAATGTGGGCATCGGCTGTTATAAAAGCTCAGATATCGGCTGATGCCAGCACGTGCCTCGGCCACGTTTTGTAGGCGCGAATGTAGACCTCTTCATATTTGATCAAGCGTCACAGCCGCTAAAAAAAGACATTGTCGCGTCGAGAGCCTTTCCCATCCATCGAGTTGCAATCTCGGCATTCTTCAACACGCCGGTGAACTCAGTGGAAGTGAACTGCAAGCCCTGATCAGTGTTGAAGATGTCCGGCTTGCCGTAACGGGCAAGTGCCTCTTTAACCGCCTCATTGCAGAAATTCGCCTCCATCGTGATCGAAAACCGCCAGGACAGAACCCCGGCGGCTTATCCAATTCACGACAGCGCAAAGATAGACGAAGCCTCGCGCTATGGGGATATAGGTCAGGTCCATGGCCAGACCTGAATAGGGCGAGTGACTGCCAGCTTGCGAAGAAGATATGGATAAATCCTGTGTCCAGGCGCTGTCATGACACTCATCCTTTTTACTTGGAGCTGCCGCCAAGCACCCCGGCAACGAATGCCTTTTGGAACAGGAGGTAAGCGAGCAGGATCGGGCCGATGGTGATGATTGTCGCCGCCATTAGTGTTCCGTGTTGCACCTGAAAACCGCTGGTCAAGGCATTGAGCGCCACAGTGACCGGGCGGGCATTGTCGTTATTGGTCAGCGTCATGGCGAACAAGAGGTCGTTCCAGATGGCGCGGCTCTGAATGACGCTGAGGGCGGCAAGTCCCGAGCTGGATGCCGGCAGCAGCACCTTATAGAAGTACTGCGCGTGGCCACAACCATCGAGCATCGCTGCTTCGAACATGGACCGAGGCACCGAAGCAAAAAAATTGCGCATGAAGAAGGTGCAGATCGGCACGCCATAGGCCACATGCACCAACCACATGCCAGGGATCGAATTGTAGAGCCCGAGAGTTCGCATCAGCGAGAACAGCGGAATCTGAACGATCTGGTATGGCACGAGCATGCCGGTGAGCAGGAACATGTAAATGATGAAGCCCAGTCGCCCCTTGATCTGCGCTAAAGGATAGGCGGCGATGGCTCCAACTAGCACCGAAAGCGCAACGCCTGGCACTGTGATCATAAGACTGTTGGCAAAGGTAGCACCTAACCGTCGCCACGCTTCGGCATAGTTGGCGAAGGTAGCAGACCCGGGCAGTGACAACACGTCGAGCACTTCCGCCGGAGTTTTGAGCGAAGTGTTGATTGCGACCAGAATAGGAACGGCCATGATAAGACCGATCACCAGAGCCAGGCCATGTTGCAACCAGGATGCTCTTTGGTCAATTGTCATTGGAAGCTTCCTCCACGCGGCGGGCCATGTAGATAATGAATGGCAGGATCACTGCCGCTGATACGAAAAGCATTAAGACCGCAATGGCACTGGCCTCGCCCATCTTGAGGCGACCAAAAGCCACGTCGAACATCTGTGTCGCCAGAACGTCGGACGAGTAGGCGGGGCCACCTGCGGTCATTGCCCAGACGATGTCAAACAATCGCATGGCGTCGACGCTGGACATACCTAGCGCCACGGCGGTGGACGGCCACAGTAGCGGAAATGTAACCTTCGTGAACGTCTGCCACGCATTGGCGCCATCGATACGTGCGGCTTCGAGACATTCGCGCGGCAGATTCTGCAATCCAGCAAAGAAAACGATGAACGAGAAACCCACAGACCACCAGGCCGCCGACACCATTAGAGAATAGGTGACGATCGCAGTGTCTCCGATCCAGTTTTGCGCTAGAAAACCTAGGCCGACTTCGTTCAGAACGCGGGTAATGAGGCCCGCGCTGGGTTCGTAGAGCCAGCGCCAGATCGCAGCGACGGCCACTGGCGGCAGAGTGTAGGGTAGGAAATAGACGAATTTGGCGAGGCTCTTGCCATACACCAGTGAATTGGCCAGAAGGGCTAGGCCCAAGCCAAGTCCGGTCGGTACCAGAACGTAAAAAATCAACCAGCGCAGATTGTTGAACAGAGAATTGTGGAAACGGCTGTCTTGCAGCAGCGCCATGAAATTGGCGAATCCCACTTCGGTTCGTACCGGCGACAGGCCATCCCAGCGCTGTAAGGCTAGCACAAAAGTTTCAAATACTGGGTACAGATAGAAAAGACAGAACATGCCCATGGGCAAGGCCAGGAAAAGCGCATAAACGCGCGTTGAACCGCGCTGCCAGGGTGCCGGACTGTTTTTCGCCATGTCGATTGCTCCGATTAGGGCCGGGCGGCGGGCCGCCGTAAGTTGCGTGCAGGACGGGCATCCTGAGACGGTCGCTACCTTTCACCTCTAGGGATGCCCGGGGATTACCAGGTTATGAAAAGGCCCTGGTCCCTGGCGGACAAGCGTAGATTTTCCAGCGTCTGGATGACCGATTCCATCGTGGCGTCGCTTGGGTCGGCCGCGAATCGTTCAATCTGAACGCCAAGCTCGGAGCCAAGTTCGGTGGGAAGCAGGAAGAACAGGTTCGGCAGCACCGCGCCATTCGCCTCGGCAGCCATCATGGTTTCGTAGGTCTTGACGCCGATGGCGTCGTAGATGTCCGTTGGCGTCTCAAGGTTGGCCGCGACCGACCCCTTGTGGACATTGAACGCCGCTTGACCATCAGGGCTGGCGGCCGCGCGTAGGAAGGCGTCGGCTGCGGCATTGGACGTGTCGGTTCCGCTCGGGGTTGCGATAGCATCCACCTGGATCACAACTGCGCCACCGGTGCCTGGAGCCGCAAAGAAGTCGTAGTCGGTGACGGGCTCGAGCCCCACATCCTTGAAATAGCCCGAAGCCCAGTCGCCCATCTGATAGAATACAGCGCGGCCTGCAACGACGTCATCGGCGCCTTGCGGCCAGCTCTTACCCGACCAGTTAGCGATGTAGTGCTTGGCATAGGTGTCGCGATAGGTGTTCAACGCAGTTCGGAATTCAGGACTGTCAAAAGACAAATCGCCGGAACCAAGTTGGAAGTAACCTTCAGAGCCAACAGCGGCGATCAGTGGCACGTAGAAGTTGTAAAGACTCCAGAACGGCCCGCCGGCATTTGCAAGACATCCTTTTCCGGCCGCTTCAATGGTTCGGCAGGCGGCCTGTAGCTCTTCGAAAGTGCTTGGAAGCTCAATGCCGAGTTCGTCCACCAGCGCCTTATTGTAGAAGATATTGCTGATGGCATGCATGTTGAGCGGTACTGCATAAGGAACGCCATCCACTTTCATGACGCGTTGCAGGCCGATCGGGAAAATACGGTTGCCGCCGAACTCATCCCAGAGAGCGGAAATGTCGCGCAGCTGACCAGCATCGGCAAAGGTTTTTAGTTCATATCCCATAGCGCTTTGATAGGCCGCGGGAGGCGTTCCCCCCAAAAGCGCCGTCTGAAGCTGGCGACGCAACTCAATCGCGCTGCCCGGGAAGTCCTGGCCAACGATTGGTGTGTCCGGGGACTGCTCGTTGGCAACGGCAAGCATTGCTTCGACTGCATTGAGCTCGGCCCCGCCGCCCCAGTAGTGCCAGACCTGGCTTGCGTCCTGGGCGTAAGCCGTCCCACACATCAGTCCGCACAGGGCGGTTGCAGCTCCAAATTTCATCATTCTAAAATCTCCCTTGACTTGAGGATCTTTTTTTCTGATCCTAGGAAAAATGATAGCGACGATAATTGGAAACTGTCAAGCGCCAGCGACATTAAGTGGTGAAACAAAATAAAAATTAGGATTCTATTGATGAAAATAAACATAATGGCGACATTATATTGAATAGTTTTTATCTGTTGATTAATCTTTTTATTAATTTGATTATAATAAGATATAAATTATAGGTTAATACTAATTTGTAAGTATTGAAGATTTTATATGTGTATTTTTGTTTTCTTTTAATTGAGAATTGGAGGTGTCTATGTCGGTTTTTGGTGTTAATTAATTTGAGTATCGGATAAAAATAATCAGAGAAAGTAGGAGTGGATGATCAGAGAAAGCAGGGGTGTTGCCGGGTCGCATTCGTCGGTTTTACGGCGAGCCAATTCCATTGCGATCTTTCATGCCATTCGCTTGAATCCTGGTATTTCCCAGCGCGAGATCGGTGACCGCACCGGCATCGATAAGTCCACCATCTCCGCAGTTATCAATCACTTTCATAGCTACGACCTGCTTGAACGCGTTTCGGGTGAGACGCGCAAGGGTAGGGGGCGACCGACCGAGGGATTTCGTATCAAAGGTGAGGTCGGGCTTATTTTAGGGATCGATATTACCCCGGAGCGCTTGGTCTTGATGTCTGCCGGTCTCGATGGGCAGCCGCTTCATACCAGTGAATATCCTGCTCTGCTGAGCGAAGAAGAATTTGCAGACGGCGTTGCGTCTGCGGTTGCTGATCATCTGAAGGTCAGTCGCAAGGACCTAGTTGACCTGCGCTCCATCGGCGTCTGTCTGCCGGGTCTGATCGATCGCAATGGGCGGCTGATTTCATCATCCAATTTTCACTGGGGTTCGGTGGATGTCGCGGGGGAATTGAGTGCCAGATTTGGCCAGCGTGTCTGGGTCGATAATGATGCGCGCGGTGCCGGCCTTGCCGAGCGTCTGTTCGGCTGCTGCATCGATGTGGACGACTATGTTTTCATCGACTCCCATTCTGGTGTCGGTGGTGCGCTCTATCTCGAAGGGGGTATCTATGCTGGCTCCTTGGGCATTGCAGGCGAAATCGGCCATACCAAAATCGTGCCGCATGGACGGCTATGCCAATGCGGCGACGGTGGTTGTCTGTCCGCCTATCTTTCCGGCCCAGCCCTGCGGGACAGCTTTCGTGGCTCCAATCTTGTTGTGCAGACCTTCTCCGATATGAAAGCTCTGGCCGACGAGGGCAATCTGCACGCTTTAAGTGTGCTCGATGAAGCCGGAGAAATCCTGGGTTTCGCCTTGTCCAATTTCATCAATCTTTTGAACCCGCCCAATATCGTGATCGGCGGTGGGCTGGCTGTGCTTGCTTCGCATCTTATGCCGCCCGCCGAGCGTATTCTGCGCCGCCATGCGCTGCCCGAGGCGCTCGTTCACTGCACTATTCTGATCTCGGACCTGTCCCAGCAGCCTCATTCGCGCGGGCCTCTGGCTGTGGCGTTACAGGGGCTTTCTCAACTCAATTCTGACGGACCATTCCCATGGTAAAGTTTTGTTTCCAAGGACTATTTCATGACTAGCTTGCGAATTGCTATTGTCGGTCTCTCGGTGGAGTGTCTGATTGAATCTCCGCTCAAGACCCACCTCGCGGACATGCAGATCTATCGCGGCCAGGATATGATCGACGCCAATCTGTGGATGGTGCGTGGAGTGGTGCAGCGGCTGGCTGAGGAAGAGTTTGCAGAGGCGGTCCCGCTGATGTGGGCCACGGCCCTTCCGGGCGGCTCACTGACTGCCGACAATTATGCCGCCCTGCGCAAGGAAACCATCGACCTGCTACGCGCCAATGGTCCTTTCGACGGCGTGGTGATGGTCAATCACGGCGCGCTTGAGGTGGATGGCATCAAAGTTCACCCTGACAGCGATTTTCTTAAGGCTGTGCGGGAGGTTGTCGGACCCGATGTACCGGTGGCGGCATCCCTTGATCTCCATGGTCACATAAGCCCTGGTTTCGTTGAAAACATCACCGTCATCGGAGCCCTGCGCACCGCACCACATCGTGATGATCGCGAGGCGGGCTATCGTGCGACAGATCAGTTACTGCGTGTGCTTCACACCGGCATTAAGCCCCGCATTGCCGCCGTTCGTGTGCCAATCCTTATTGCGGGCGAAGCCGCGGTTACCACGACCGAGCCCGGTGCAAGTCTTTATGACAGCCTCGATATCTACGATGCCCGCCCTGGCATCCTCGAAGCCAATATTTTTGTTGGGTTTGCATTTAACGATGTGCCGTGGGGAGGCATGGCAGCTGTCGTTACCAGCGAGGGAGATGAAGAGCTGGCGCGCGCTACTGCCCACCAACTGGCCAATGACATTT from Brucella sp. BE17 encodes:
- a CDS encoding TonB-dependent siderophore receptor, encoding MMAVSVSNLSAQEANTGIQLQTIVVQDNAGSTEPVKGYVAKVSSSGTKTDTPIVLTPQSVSVVSATEIKDREAQTLADVLAYTPSFTAQPGPFSRVADRFRIRGFDVESGTGGMLRDGMRLQNNSYDGTQEPFGLERVDVVRGAASVLYGQLSPGGFVNGVSKRPTAEPLREVSVQAGLHNRKQVTADFSDAITDTLSYRLTFLGRESDTNVDYMNNDRIYIAPALEWKPDEDTSLTVLGFYQKTSTRFPAALPYEIVEGIGNGPFILGRDTFIGEPGYDRMKTNMGALGYEFTHRFDNDVQFSAKSRYYKSDLDWRYMMAQTSAAAVSQVAQTGILARQYSDRHDRAKGFTHDMNVAFDVDTGPLSHSLLVGYDFYDTTYDSDNFRAAAPSIDLNNPVYGGSFTVNRDPARNRGAKTKTVQHGIYLQDKITFDERWNVLLGVRHDWANQDFGYHANNQSISRSSEKTTWRAGLVYEAENGLAPYISYAQSFFPISVSEYVEDMNFSPMTGEQIEAGIRYQPTGTNMLFSAAVYQLDQNNIVTRTLADELTQIGQRRARGFELEAKAELTNYLTMVGSYGYTDARITKSEDLLQLGQRSENTPYHQAALWMTYDAAQLGIDGLTVGGGIRYTGTTRASGIDKSIPGYTLVDAMVRYEVSKNISLSLNASNLFNKEYAVCEFSKCLYGDGREVMVSSSFRW
- a CDS encoding ABC transporter ATP-binding protein, producing MTRLEEPDESGFSQLDEEMLAMLEIKGVNVHRGAQHILHDIDLKILPGRFTALIGPNGSGKSTLLGSMASTIAIESGHIELGSKKLSAYSRRELARQMAFLPQHVHTPAGMNVRELLVQGRFPWRSWLGGWSTQDEDAVMRAVALCGIEQLTDRSLQSLSGGQLQRAWIAMTLVQDTPVILLDEPTTFLDVANQLSLLDLLSVLRDAGRTVVAILHDLNQAARYADHLVMLKDGRVLAEGDTQNVFNVSNIDDVFSVRSRMLDDPETGVAMCIASSMA
- a CDS encoding iron ABC transporter permease, which translates into the protein MSVYWRVFQFFVIFLLLIVAVILHLKLGARELDWDVVWQAFVAYVPADPLHNIVIEMRMPRLIGAVIVGAALGLAGALMQAVSENPLADPGLMGVNSGASFFVVIGLLVLPGNTLAMIPLLAFMGAIVAAGFVLLNSGTDPNPVRLVLSGVMVAALFSALTSMVLLLDQQGLETLRRWLVGSLAFDSSQARWQTFPFIILAGCIAIANIPALNLHRLGAQSAELMGLNVLRMRVSSLLAIVFLAGSSVAIAGPIGFVGLIAPHIGRILFGNDYRFLVPAAPLIGALLIVISDIVSRTAVRPLEINTGIVTAIVGGPIFIALVLGRVK
- a CDS encoding iron ABC transporter permease, with amino-acid sequence MSIGQTHFTNQSHNRFSHGRIILLAATVFLAVAVLAAITLGSYPVTPSQIVRAFIAPESTNSILRSIVFDTRLPRILLAISSGMAMALAGVVLQMLTRNSLAAPGLVGVEAGAGITVLAAFILWPSVLAVELYPLAALLGGLLVALFVIGLSWNKGVSPLRLILVGVGVTAILSAVADLMITYGRIDHVESALLWLSGSLHRAGWENVRGQFLWLLLSGVPVVLLFRQFDLFQLGNAVAGSRGLNVARFQIISLLLSVMLTASAVANVGTMSFIGLLAPHAARLLAGERHSLLLPLAALIGACIVLVSDTIGRTVFAPLQIPAGLVVAVIGAPYLLYLLSRKGPSR
- a CDS encoding ABC transporter substrate-binding protein, translating into MTRIASALLIVMCTFGFSVSSQAAEKRSFSNRFGSVEVPVNPRCVVSLHDFSLTTQLLELGVVPCGSSGRKRLFSDTIYRGASQRYDTSAIQYIGTHQAPDIETIAALKPDLIVGLSYHKALRDKLAAIAPVVLLPLREEGILSYAEELADLVGKRHRYDEMRREYHDIVSEFGKRVKNPASITVTPIEIYRDGFRIIGRGGVEQVIEDFGLGHVPAYENSSQDIPYSLERLSDFDSDIIIDTYEEMLDEEAETRAFRSTVQWRNLFAVRNRQFLYFNRSRYGETMEGLIGSATLLLSHIGEREIIRHSSQ
- a CDS encoding sucrase ferredoxin encodes the protein MPEELSEAIMTANQAGIHVALVEGDEIALSCETVMLRTATTEILTDQLLMLAAGEKLCGERDERITILCCTDGKQDPCCARYGFATWKALHDHADPEAFRVLQSTHIGGCRFAASLLVLPQRARYGRLEPQDVPDFLSCLNKGIPFLPAYRGNPELDAIEQVAEYAALSFWNNIGVQEKITLGQKSDEVSERDVEIIASTESQRLLIRLRLDHFDVNTRCNTLKPDGQTDQVGRWSAVSVTPLT
- a CDS encoding carbohydrate ABC transporter permease, whose translation is MTIDQRASWLQHGLALVIGLIMAVPILVAINTSLKTPAEVLDVLSLPGSATFANYAEAWRRLGATFANSLMITVPGVALSVLVGAIAAYPLAQIKGRLGFIIYMFLLTGMLVPYQIVQIPLFSLMRTLGLYNSIPGMWLVHVAYGVPICTFFMRNFFASVPRSMFEAAMLDGCGHAQYFYKVLLPASSSGLAALSVIQSRAIWNDLLFAMTLTNNDNARPVTVALNALTSGFQVQHGTLMAATIITIGPILLAYLLFQKAFVAGVLGGSSK